One segment of Curtobacterium poinsettiae DNA contains the following:
- a CDS encoding DNA-3-methyladenine glycosylase family protein → MSLLASASPPAAAGASGDASRVDTVYRPGGAVDVASTLRPLQRGSGDPAFQVVGGVVWLALRTPSGPASVAIRRAGDTIAVSAWGDGAAWAVSHAPEMLGRGDDWDGFDVTRHEFLAAARHKQPGLRLLRTNTVVAMLVPAIMEQKVTSRQAWGAWRYLLRRHGTPAPGPAPAGMMVPPDAPTWARIPSWEWHRAGIEPGRSATVMRAVKLAPALERTLAHGRGGEVVSTKLQTIPGVGRWTAAETAQRSHGDPDSPSVGDFHVPALVGWALTGAPVDDDGMLELLEPWRGHRERVVRLIGGSGFRKPSFGPRITIQDHRGH, encoded by the coding sequence GTGTCCCTGCTCGCTTCCGCTTCGCCGCCTGCGGCCGCTGGTGCGTCCGGCGATGCGTCTCGCGTCGACACGGTGTACCGGCCTGGAGGCGCGGTGGACGTCGCGTCGACCCTACGGCCCCTGCAGCGCGGCTCCGGCGACCCGGCCTTCCAGGTGGTCGGCGGCGTCGTGTGGCTCGCGCTGCGCACGCCCTCCGGTCCCGCTTCCGTGGCGATCCGGCGGGCCGGCGACACGATCGCGGTGTCGGCGTGGGGCGACGGTGCTGCGTGGGCCGTTTCCCACGCTCCGGAGATGCTCGGTCGCGGCGACGACTGGGACGGGTTCGACGTCACGCGCCACGAGTTCCTCGCCGCCGCCCGCCACAAGCAGCCCGGGCTCCGGCTGCTCCGCACGAACACCGTGGTCGCGATGCTCGTGCCGGCGATCATGGAGCAGAAGGTGACCTCGCGCCAGGCGTGGGGGGCGTGGCGGTACCTGCTCCGTCGGCACGGCACCCCGGCGCCCGGTCCGGCACCCGCGGGCATGATGGTGCCGCCGGACGCTCCGACGTGGGCGCGGATCCCGAGCTGGGAGTGGCACCGTGCCGGCATCGAACCGGGGCGCTCGGCCACCGTGATGCGTGCCGTGAAGCTCGCGCCGGCACTCGAGCGGACCCTGGCCCACGGCCGCGGTGGCGAGGTCGTGTCCACGAAGCTGCAGACGATCCCCGGGGTCGGCCGGTGGACCGCCGCCGAGACCGCGCAGCGCTCCCACGGTGACCCGGATTCGCCGAGCGTGGGGGACTTCCACGTGCCGGCGCTCGTCGGGTGGGCACTCACGGGCGCCCCCGTGGACGACGACGGGATGCTCGAGCTGCTCGAACCCTGGCGCGGGCACCGGGAGCGTGTCGTGCGGTTGATCGGCGGCTCCGGGTTCCGGAAGCCGTCGTTCGGGCCGCGGATCACGATCCAGGACCACCGGGGCCACTGA
- a CDS encoding 6-phosphofructokinase: MRIGILTSGGDCPGLNAVIRAIVLKGIAIYGHDFVGFRDGWRGVVDGDIVPLGRKDIQGIAKQGGTILGTSRTNPFEGPNGGVENISATLQRHGIDAIVAIGGEGTLAAAKRLTDAGLKIVGVPKTVDNDLGATDYTFGFDTAVAIATEAMDRLRTTGESHSRCMVAEVMGRHVGWIALHSGMAAGAHAILIPEQKTSMEQIAKWVRAAYDRGRAPLVVVAEGFVPDHEDTAHTERGLDAFGRPRLGGIGERLAPLIEEMTGIETRATTLGHIQRGGTPTAYDRVLSTRLGLAAIDSVVEERWGRMVALRGTEIEHVSFEEALGELKTVPQARFDEAAIMFG, from the coding sequence ATGCGCATCGGCATCCTCACCTCCGGAGGCGACTGCCCCGGCCTGAACGCGGTCATCCGCGCGATCGTCCTGAAGGGCATCGCCATCTACGGACACGACTTCGTCGGCTTCCGTGACGGGTGGCGCGGGGTGGTCGACGGCGACATCGTCCCGCTCGGCCGCAAGGACATCCAGGGCATCGCGAAGCAGGGCGGCACGATCCTCGGGACGAGCCGCACGAATCCGTTCGAAGGGCCCAACGGCGGGGTCGAGAACATCTCCGCGACCCTGCAGCGGCACGGCATCGACGCCATCGTCGCGATCGGTGGCGAGGGCACCCTGGCTGCCGCGAAGCGCCTGACCGACGCCGGCCTGAAGATCGTGGGTGTGCCGAAGACGGTCGACAACGACCTGGGCGCGACCGACTACACGTTCGGCTTCGACACCGCCGTCGCCATCGCGACCGAGGCGATGGACCGCCTGCGCACCACCGGCGAGTCGCACTCGCGCTGCATGGTCGCCGAGGTGATGGGTCGGCACGTGGGCTGGATCGCGCTGCACTCCGGCATGGCCGCGGGCGCGCACGCGATCCTCATCCCCGAGCAGAAGACGAGCATGGAACAGATCGCGAAGTGGGTGCGGGCCGCGTACGACCGCGGTCGCGCACCGCTCGTGGTGGTGGCCGAGGGCTTCGTCCCCGACCACGAGGACACCGCGCACACCGAGCGCGGGCTCGACGCCTTCGGGCGGCCGCGGCTCGGCGGCATCGGCGAGCGCCTCGCGCCGCTCATCGAGGAGATGACGGGCATCGAGACGCGGGCCACGACCCTCGGGCACATCCAGCGCGGTGGTACGCCGACCGCCTACGACCGGGTGCTGTCGACCCGGCTCGGGCTGGCGGCGATCGACTCCGTGGTCGAGGAGCGCTGGGGCCGGATGGTGGCGCTCCGGGGCACCGAGATCGAGCACGTCTCGTTCGAGGAGGCGCTCGGCGAGCTCAAGACGGTGCCGCAGGCGCGGTTCGACGAGGCCGCCATCATGTTCGGCTGA
- the hemL gene encoding glutamate-1-semialdehyde 2,1-aminomutase encodes MTTNDQLFGRAKNAIPGGVNSPVRAYGSVGGTPRFLVSAKGAYVTDAEGREYVDLVASWGPAILGHAHPGTVEAVQQAAARGLSFGASTPGETELAELVKQRVSVDGDGPIEKLRMVSTGTEATMTAIRLARGYTGRDLLVKFAGHYHGHSDSLLAEAGSGVATLAMPGSAGITAETAAQTLVLPYNDLDAVRRAFDEHSERIAAVIVESAAANMGVLAPERGFNRALAQITQSHGALLIVDEVLTGFRVGAAGWWGLEASKVVPDGAGWKPDLITFGKVIGGGMPLAALGGRREVMDFLAPLGPVYQAGTLSGNPLAVAAGTATLRAATAEVYEHLDRTASTIATATSEALSAEGVAHTVQHAGNLFSFAFSETAPRNYDDVRAQDVFRYAPFFHAMLDAGVTLPPSVFEAWFVTAAHDDRAVGRILDALPAAAKAAAAATA; translated from the coding sequence ATGACCACGAACGACCAGCTCTTCGGCCGTGCCAAGAACGCGATCCCCGGTGGCGTGAACTCCCCGGTCCGCGCCTACGGGTCGGTCGGCGGTACCCCGCGCTTCCTGGTGTCCGCGAAGGGCGCCTACGTCACCGACGCCGAGGGCCGCGAGTACGTCGACCTCGTCGCGTCGTGGGGCCCCGCGATCCTCGGGCACGCCCACCCGGGCACGGTCGAGGCCGTGCAGCAGGCCGCCGCGCGCGGGCTGTCGTTCGGGGCGTCGACCCCGGGCGAGACCGAGCTGGCCGAACTCGTGAAGCAGCGGGTGTCGGTGGACGGCGACGGCCCGATCGAGAAGCTCCGCATGGTGTCGACCGGCACCGAGGCCACGATGACCGCGATCCGACTGGCCCGCGGCTACACCGGTCGCGACCTGCTCGTGAAGTTCGCCGGGCACTACCACGGGCACTCGGACTCCCTGCTGGCCGAGGCCGGCTCGGGCGTCGCGACCCTGGCCATGCCGGGCAGTGCGGGCATCACCGCCGAGACCGCCGCGCAGACCCTCGTGCTGCCGTACAACGACCTCGATGCCGTCCGACGCGCGTTCGACGAGCACTCCGAGCGCATCGCCGCCGTCATCGTCGAGTCCGCCGCCGCGAACATGGGTGTCCTGGCACCCGAGCGCGGCTTCAACCGTGCCCTGGCGCAGATCACGCAGTCGCACGGGGCCCTGCTCATCGTCGACGAGGTCCTCACCGGGTTCCGTGTCGGTGCTGCCGGCTGGTGGGGCCTCGAGGCGTCCAAGGTCGTGCCGGACGGCGCCGGGTGGAAGCCCGACCTCATCACGTTCGGCAAGGTCATCGGCGGCGGCATGCCTCTCGCCGCGCTCGGCGGGCGGCGCGAGGTCATGGACTTCCTCGCCCCGCTCGGGCCGGTGTACCAGGCCGGCACCCTGTCCGGGAACCCGCTGGCCGTCGCCGCCGGCACCGCGACGCTCCGCGCCGCCACCGCTGAGGTGTACGAGCACCTCGACCGCACGGCCTCGACGATCGCCACCGCGACGAGCGAAGCCCTGTCGGCCGAGGGTGTCGCCCACACCGTGCAGCACGCCGGCAACCTGTTCTCGTTCGCGTTCTCGGAGACCGCGCCGCGGAACTACGACGACGTGCGGGCGCAGGACGTGTTCCGCTACGCGCCGTTCTTCCACGCGATGCTCGACGCGGGGGTGACCCTGCCGCCGAGCGTCTTCGAGGCGTGGTTCGTCACGGCCGCACACGACGACCGCGCCGTCGGACGGATCCTCGACGCCCTGCCCGCGGCCGCGAAGGCTGCTGCCGCCGCGACCGCGTGA
- a CDS encoding NAD-dependent epimerase/dehydratase family protein: MQNSTTAVIAGCGDLGTEAGLRFADQGHHVIGLRRRAELIPAPITGRSVDLRHEVPEIPADTSVVVVAFAAGSRDVDEYRATYVDGLRNVLDGIDASEADPRVLVVSSTAVYDVSDGSEVTEETLARGATPTAEVLVEAEVLLRERAPGAVLVRLSGVYGPGRERLIDQVRSGSARLAPGTSPHTNRIHRDDAAAALVRLAALPDPAPLYLGTDDEPSRLDDVLRFLADELHVAEPSTGDGDARQAGGDKRLSNALLRSTGWTPQYPTFREGYRAVLAGEGTRHP; this comes from the coding sequence GTGCAGAACTCCACGACAGCCGTCATCGCCGGATGCGGCGACCTCGGGACCGAAGCCGGCCTGCGCTTCGCCGACCAGGGCCACCACGTGATCGGACTCCGCCGCCGCGCCGAGCTGATCCCCGCACCGATCACCGGCCGGAGCGTCGACCTGCGCCACGAGGTCCCCGAGATCCCCGCCGACACGAGCGTCGTCGTCGTGGCCTTCGCCGCCGGCAGCCGCGACGTCGACGAGTACCGCGCCACCTACGTCGACGGCCTGCGCAACGTGCTCGACGGCATCGACGCCTCGGAGGCCGACCCCCGGGTGCTCGTCGTGTCCTCGACCGCCGTGTACGACGTCTCGGACGGCAGCGAGGTCACCGAGGAGACACTCGCGCGTGGGGCGACCCCGACCGCCGAGGTCCTGGTCGAGGCCGAGGTCCTGCTGCGCGAGCGCGCCCCCGGCGCCGTGCTGGTCCGGCTGTCGGGCGTCTACGGTCCGGGCCGCGAGCGGCTCATCGACCAGGTCCGGTCCGGATCCGCACGGCTGGCGCCGGGCACTTCACCGCACACGAACCGCATCCACCGCGACGACGCCGCCGCCGCGCTCGTGCGCCTGGCGGCCCTGCCCGACCCGGCACCGCTCTACCTGGGGACGGACGACGAGCCGAGCCGGCTGGACGACGTGCTGCGGTTCCTGGCCGACGAACTCCACGTCGCCGAGCCGTCGACGGGCGACGGTGACGCGCGGCAGGCCGGCGGCGACAAGCGCCTGTCGAACGCGTTGCTCCGGTCGACGGGATGGACGCCCCAGTACCCGACGTTCCGTGAGGGCTACCGCGCCGTGCTGGCCGGTGAGGGCACCCGCCACCCCTGA
- a CDS encoding AAA family ATPase, with the protein MIVWLNGTHGAGKTTTSRLLQPLLPGSRILDAEKVGEVLMDVTPGLPESDNFQHWDPWRPLVVETARRVHDYVGGPLIMPMTVLVEAYWREIAAGLDAHGIPVRHFLLHVDESTLRDRIQNDPIVGPSTFRFAYVDAYAEAARGWLHAEAEVIDATDVPATEVARAVADAVTSAR; encoded by the coding sequence GTGATCGTCTGGTTGAACGGAACACACGGGGCGGGCAAGACCACGACGAGCCGACTGCTCCAGCCGCTGCTGCCCGGCTCGCGGATCCTCGATGCCGAGAAGGTCGGCGAGGTGCTGATGGACGTCACGCCGGGGCTGCCGGAGAGCGACAACTTTCAGCACTGGGACCCGTGGCGGCCGCTCGTGGTCGAGACCGCTCGCCGGGTGCACGACTACGTGGGCGGGCCGCTCATCATGCCGATGACGGTCCTGGTCGAGGCGTACTGGCGTGAGATCGCCGCGGGGCTCGATGCTCACGGAATCCCGGTCCGGCACTTCCTGCTGCACGTCGACGAGTCGACGCTCCGCGACCGGATCCAGAACGACCCGATCGTGGGGCCGTCCACGTTCCGGTTCGCGTACGTCGACGCCTACGCCGAGGCGGCGCGCGGCTGGCTGCACGCCGAGGCCGAGGTCATCGACGCGACCGACGTCCCTGCCACCGAGGTGGCCCGAGCCGTCGCGGACGCGGTGACGTCAGCGCGCTGA
- the hemB gene encoding porphobilinogen synthase → MTGRFPQVRPRRLRATPAMRRLVAETRLHPAELVLPMFIREGATDAVDISSMPGVQQHSLDSFRRALVDAASVGVGGVNLFGVPTTKDATGSGATDPDGILNVAIRVARQEVGDALVVQSDLCLDEFTDHGHCGVLAADGSVDNDATLLRYRDMAVAQAEAGAELVCMSGMMDGQIAAARDALDGAGHSGTALLAYAAKYASAFYGPFREAVSSSLVGDRRTYQIDAANGRQGLREVALDVDEGADIVMVKPAMSYLDVLAETAATSPVPVWAYQISGEYAMITAAAQNGWIDRDAAAMESLVGIKRAGADAILTYFAVDIARKLNEEAGLRTSGSTADVAGIASTGKAPE, encoded by the coding sequence GTGACTGGACGCTTCCCCCAGGTCCGACCCCGTCGGCTCCGCGCCACCCCCGCGATGCGACGACTCGTGGCCGAGACCCGGCTCCACCCCGCCGAGCTCGTGCTGCCGATGTTCATCCGCGAAGGTGCGACCGACGCCGTGGACATCTCGAGCATGCCGGGCGTGCAGCAGCACTCCCTCGACTCGTTCCGCCGCGCGCTGGTCGACGCCGCGTCGGTCGGTGTGGGTGGCGTGAACCTGTTCGGCGTCCCGACCACGAAGGACGCCACCGGCTCCGGCGCGACCGACCCGGACGGCATCCTCAACGTGGCGATCCGCGTCGCTCGGCAGGAGGTGGGGGATGCCCTCGTGGTGCAGTCCGACCTGTGCCTCGACGAGTTCACCGACCACGGGCACTGCGGCGTGCTGGCGGCCGACGGCTCCGTCGACAACGACGCCACGCTGCTGCGCTACCGCGACATGGCGGTCGCCCAGGCCGAGGCCGGCGCCGAGCTCGTCTGCATGAGCGGGATGATGGACGGCCAGATCGCCGCCGCACGTGACGCCCTCGACGGTGCCGGGCACAGCGGCACCGCGCTGCTCGCCTACGCCGCCAAGTACGCCTCGGCGTTCTACGGTCCCTTCCGCGAGGCCGTGTCGTCCTCGCTCGTCGGTGACCGCCGGACGTACCAGATCGACGCCGCGAACGGTCGGCAGGGGCTCCGCGAGGTCGCGCTCGACGTCGACGAGGGCGCCGACATCGTGATGGTGAAGCCCGCGATGAGCTACCTCGACGTGCTCGCCGAGACCGCGGCGACCTCGCCGGTCCCGGTCTGGGCGTACCAGATCTCCGGCGAGTACGCGATGATCACCGCAGCAGCGCAGAACGGGTGGATCGACCGCGACGCCGCCGCGATGGAGTCGCTCGTCGGCATCAAGCGCGCCGGAGCCGACGCGATCCTGACCTACTTCGCCGTCGACATCGCACGGAAGCTCAACGAGGAAGCGGGCCTCCGCACCTCGGGCAGCACCGCGGACGTTGCCGGCATCGCCTCGACCGGGAAGGCCCCCGAATGA
- the hemC gene encoding hydroxymethylbilane synthase, whose amino-acid sequence MTDTTADDPSATGPDGPTPIRLGTRASRLAVAQSQDVADRLAKAAGRPVELVTVTSEGDTNRASLASLGGTGVFASALREALVAGEVDVLVHSLKDLPTAPYPGLTIGAVPKRADARDVLVARNGATVDTLPEGAKVGTGSPRRAAQLRAQRPDLDVVDIRGNIDTRLGRVDDDLDAVVLAAAGLGRIDRLSAATELLDLGFWPSAPGQGALAVEIRSDETDRGLLAALRKIEHAPTRLTVTAEREVLAKLEAGCSAPIGATAVVDAELLLVSATVYRPDGTEYRTASHAAVLDGSAQDRLDEALAVGGRVATELLENGAADLADLATTVAEDTTDGPYTAGPGLATPAE is encoded by the coding sequence GTGACCGACACGACCGCGGACGACCCCAGCGCCACCGGGCCCGACGGGCCGACCCCGATCCGGCTCGGCACCCGTGCCAGCCGGCTCGCGGTCGCGCAGTCGCAGGACGTTGCCGACCGCCTGGCGAAGGCGGCCGGTCGCCCCGTCGAACTCGTCACCGTCACGAGCGAGGGCGACACGAACCGTGCCTCGCTGGCGTCGCTCGGCGGCACCGGCGTCTTCGCCAGCGCGCTGCGTGAAGCCCTGGTCGCGGGCGAGGTCGACGTCCTCGTGCACTCGCTCAAGGACCTGCCGACCGCGCCGTACCCGGGCCTGACGATCGGTGCCGTGCCGAAGCGTGCCGACGCCCGTGACGTCCTCGTCGCCCGGAACGGCGCCACCGTCGACACCCTGCCCGAGGGCGCGAAGGTCGGCACCGGTTCGCCGCGCCGTGCCGCGCAGCTCCGTGCGCAGCGCCCGGACCTCGACGTCGTCGACATCCGCGGCAACATCGACACCCGCCTCGGTCGGGTGGACGACGACCTCGACGCCGTGGTGCTCGCGGCCGCGGGCCTCGGCCGCATCGACCGCCTGTCGGCCGCCACGGAACTGCTCGACCTCGGCTTCTGGCCGAGTGCTCCGGGACAGGGCGCGCTCGCGGTGGAGATCCGCTCGGACGAGACCGACCGGGGGCTGCTCGCCGCACTCCGCAAGATCGAGCACGCCCCCACCCGCTTGACGGTGACGGCCGAGCGCGAGGTCCTCGCCAAGCTCGAGGCCGGCTGCTCCGCCCCGATCGGTGCGACGGCCGTCGTGGACGCCGAGCTGCTGCTCGTGTCCGCGACCGTCTACCGTCCCGACGGCACCGAGTACCGCACCGCGTCGCACGCGGCCGTGCTCGACGGGTCGGCGCAGGACCGCCTCGACGAGGCGCTCGCGGTCGGCGGTCGCGTGGCGACCGAGCTGCTCGAGAACGGCGCTGCAGACCTCGCCGACCTGGCGACCACCGTCGCCGAGGACACCACGGACGGGCCGTACACCGCGGGTCCCGGACTCGCGACGCCGGCCGAGTAG
- a CDS encoding uroporphyrinogen-III synthase — MAGYAWVVVTSATAVTVLSERLAGLPAGVRVAAVGEPTARAARAAGWIVDLVPDETSAAGLVQELPDTDGTVLFPRSEIAAPTLVDGLRARGIDVDDVVAYRTVGTGDEPITLETAPAAVLVTSGSVAREIARRMTPLDPRTMVACIGPGTATDARAAGLPVHAVGRTRSAEALLDAVVEALNPTTPHQEGHP, encoded by the coding sequence GTGGCTGGGTACGCCTGGGTGGTGGTGACCAGTGCGACGGCCGTGACGGTCTTGTCGGAACGCCTGGCGGGCCTCCCGGCCGGGGTCCGCGTCGCCGCGGTCGGCGAGCCGACCGCCCGTGCCGCGCGCGCTGCGGGCTGGATCGTCGACCTGGTGCCGGACGAGACGTCCGCCGCCGGCCTGGTGCAGGAGTTGCCGGACACCGACGGCACCGTGCTGTTCCCCCGCTCCGAGATCGCGGCACCCACGCTCGTCGACGGCCTGCGTGCCCGCGGCATCGACGTGGACGACGTGGTCGCGTACCGTACCGTGGGGACCGGCGACGAGCCGATCACCCTCGAGACGGCGCCGGCTGCGGTGCTCGTGACGAGCGGCAGCGTCGCCCGCGAGATCGCCCGCCGGATGACCCCGCTCGACCCCCGCACCATGGTGGCCTGCATCGGCCCCGGTACCGCGACCGACGCCCGTGCGGCCGGACTCCCCGTGCACGCGGTCGGACGAACCCGGTCCGCAGAAGCCCTGCTCGACGCCGTCGTCGAGGCACTGAACCCAACCACCCCCCACCAGGAAGGTCACCCGTGA
- a CDS encoding acryloyl-CoA reductase: MTRAVLVSSAAPPTVTDVDLPDPAEGEALVDVTYSSVNYKDGLAVARNPGVARLDPLVPGIDVVGTVSGLGPGVHEVAIGDRVVLNGAGLGETRHGGWATQAVVPSGSLVVLPEAIDDSFAAAIGTAGFTAMLSVLALERFVAPDDGPVLVTGASGGVGTVAIALLVARGYRVTASTGRAANTDSLRRLGATEVGDRASLSEPGKPMQRATWAGAVDSVGGATLANVLASTRWGGAVTACGLAQDSALPTTVLPFILRSVSLLGINSVDAPLELRRRAWDRLATDLDAALLADVTRTVTPEQAIAVGAEVVAGRVHGRTVVAVAG, encoded by the coding sequence ATGACCCGCGCCGTCCTCGTGTCCAGTGCAGCCCCGCCAACCGTCACCGACGTCGACCTGCCGGATCCGGCCGAGGGCGAGGCCCTCGTCGACGTCACGTACTCGAGCGTCAACTACAAGGACGGCCTGGCCGTCGCGCGGAACCCCGGCGTCGCCCGGCTCGATCCGCTCGTGCCGGGGATCGACGTGGTCGGCACGGTGTCGGGGCTCGGACCGGGTGTGCACGAGGTCGCGATCGGTGACCGGGTGGTGCTGAACGGCGCCGGCCTGGGTGAGACCCGGCACGGGGGCTGGGCGACGCAGGCCGTGGTGCCGTCCGGGTCGCTCGTCGTGCTGCCCGAGGCGATCGACGACTCGTTCGCCGCGGCCATCGGTACGGCGGGGTTCACGGCGATGCTCAGTGTGCTCGCCCTCGAGCGCTTCGTCGCACCGGACGACGGACCGGTGCTCGTGACCGGGGCGTCCGGCGGGGTCGGCACGGTGGCGATCGCGCTCCTCGTGGCCCGCGGGTACCGGGTGACGGCGTCGACCGGTCGCGCGGCCAACACGGACTCGCTCCGCCGCCTGGGCGCGACCGAGGTGGGCGACCGCGCCAGCCTGTCCGAGCCGGGCAAGCCGATGCAGCGTGCCACCTGGGCCGGAGCGGTGGACAGCGTCGGCGGGGCCACGCTGGCGAACGTGCTGGCATCGACCCGGTGGGGTGGTGCCGTCACGGCGTGCGGGCTGGCGCAGGACTCCGCGCTGCCGACGACCGTGCTGCCGTTCATCCTGCGGTCGGTGTCGCTGCTCGGGATCAACTCCGTCGACGCGCCGCTGGAGCTCCGACGTCGGGCGTGGGACCGGCTCGCGACCGATCTCGACGCAGCACTCCTGGCCGACGTCACCCGCACGGTCACGCCCGAGCAAGCCATCGCGGTGGGTGCCGAGGTCGTCGCTGGGCGAGTGCACGGTCGGACGGTCGTCGCCGTCGCGGGCTGA
- a CDS encoding GntR family transcriptional regulator, with protein sequence MPVPKSTVESSPRKLLRDVVYDKMLAALRDGTLQHGERLNDDELVQWLGVSRTPIREAIAKLVDIGLVEMEANRYTRVATPTFEDWVIATRATAGFFELSLRWGVPEYSDEDVEALTALLDKADRMRKVRDYGFSGALTEIIEFGVQHSGNPLVQNAAVGAMERVRFTLNPTPAFEQWGSEAFFSILREALTERDGEGAAEAGRALTRNFEQHIEAVRADRG encoded by the coding sequence ATGCCGGTCCCCAAGTCCACCGTGGAGAGCTCTCCCCGGAAGCTCCTGCGTGACGTCGTCTACGACAAGATGCTCGCGGCCCTGCGCGACGGCACGCTGCAGCACGGTGAGCGCCTGAACGACGACGAGCTGGTGCAGTGGCTGGGTGTGAGTCGCACCCCGATCCGCGAGGCGATCGCGAAGCTCGTCGACATCGGCCTGGTCGAGATGGAGGCGAACCGGTACACCCGCGTCGCCACCCCGACCTTCGAGGACTGGGTCATCGCGACCCGCGCGACCGCCGGGTTCTTCGAGCTCAGCCTGCGCTGGGGCGTCCCCGAGTACAGCGACGAGGACGTCGAAGCCCTCACCGCGCTGCTCGACAAGGCCGACCGCATGCGCAAGGTGCGGGACTACGGCTTCAGTGGCGCGCTCACCGAGATCATCGAGTTCGGCGTCCAGCACTCCGGCAACCCCCTGGTGCAGAACGCGGCCGTCGGGGCCATGGAGCGGGTCCGCTTCACGCTCAACCCCACGCCGGCGTTCGAGCAGTGGGGGTCCGAGGCGTTCTTCTCGATCCTGCGCGAAGCGCTCACCGAGCGCGACGGCGAAGGTGCCGCCGAGGCCGGACGAGCCCTCACGCGCAACTTCGAGCAGCACATCGAAGCGGTCCGCGCCGACCGCGGCTGA
- a CDS encoding ABC transporter ATP-binding protein: protein MTDAHDDVLINATGVRVTRSGRDLLHDVDLTVRRGEHWALLGPNGAGKSTLLAVLGATGHPTAGTVEVLGRRLGRVDVRELREHIGHVDPRHRMLAPLTVLETVLTGLTGTTDLMMRWDPSAKQVALAEQHIADVGLTARRDARWPVLSQGERGRALIARALMSEPQLLLLDEPATGLDVAAREHLLETVDALRHRHPELGSVMVTHHLEDLPASTSHAMLLRDGAVVAQGTSDEVITSSAVSHAFDFPLAILRAEGRWAARRSA from the coding sequence ATGACCGACGCGCACGATGACGTCCTGATCAACGCCACCGGGGTCCGCGTCACGCGCTCCGGCCGCGACCTGCTGCACGACGTCGACCTGACCGTCCGACGCGGGGAGCACTGGGCCCTGCTCGGACCGAACGGTGCCGGCAAGTCCACGTTGCTGGCCGTCCTCGGTGCCACCGGGCACCCCACCGCGGGCACGGTCGAGGTCCTGGGCCGCCGGCTCGGACGCGTCGACGTCCGTGAACTCCGCGAGCACATCGGCCACGTCGACCCCCGGCACCGGATGCTCGCACCGCTCACCGTGCTCGAGACGGTGCTCACCGGGCTGACCGGCACGACGGACCTCATGATGCGCTGGGACCCCTCGGCCAAGCAGGTCGCCCTGGCAGAGCAGCACATCGCCGACGTCGGGCTCACCGCACGACGCGACGCCCGCTGGCCGGTGCTGTCGCAGGGTGAGCGGGGACGCGCCCTCATCGCCCGAGCCTTGATGTCCGAACCCCAGCTGCTGCTGCTCGACGAGCCGGCGACCGGCCTTGACGTCGCCGCGCGGGAACACCTGCTCGAGACCGTCGACGCGCTGCGGCACCGGCACCCCGAGCTGGGCAGCGTGATGGTGACCCACCACCTGGAGGACCTGCCGGCCTCGACGTCGCACGCGATGCTGCTCCGCGACGGCGCTGTCGTGGCCCAGGGCACCTCGGACGAGGTCATCACGTCGTCGGCGGTGTCACACGCGTTCGACTTCCCGCTCGCGATCCTGCGGGCAGAGGGGCGCTGGGCCGCGCGCCGATCCGCCTGA